The DNA window CGGCTTGTTCGACAAAGCGCCGGACGAATCGAAGAAGGTCGTCACCGACACCTACAGCGCAATCTCCAGGGAACTGAGAGATGCACGTCCTGACGTGCTGATCGTGTTCGCGAACGATCACCTCGCCAACAGCCGCATCACCTTCTATCCGGACTTTTTGATAGGCACCGCTCCGGAGCATAGTGGTCCGCATGAATGGTTTCAGGAGTGGATCGGCTGCCGCGATTACACCGCGAAGGGTAATCCCGATGTTGCCAAGGCGCTGTTCCAGGGCATGACCCGCCGCGGGGTTCGCATGTCGGTGCGGGACGAGAACCTCAAATTCGACGATAATATCTCCGTGCCGGTCACGATGACCAATCTCGACCAGACCGGCATCACACTCGTGCCGGTGCTGCAAAATTGCACGGTGCCGCCGTTCCCCAATGCCGAACGCTGCTTCGAGGTCGGACACGCCTTGCGCGACTTCATCGAAAGGGACCTGCCCGCGGACATGCGTGTGGCGCTGTTCGGCTCGGGCGGATTGAGCCACGAACCGGGTGGCGTGAAATACTACAAGATCGATGAGGAATTCGACCGCAAGTTTCTCGAACTTTGTGCCAAGGGCGACCACAGGGCGCTGCTCAAGGAGATTACGGTCGATCGCATGGAAGAAGCCGGAATCGGCGGCACTGCCGAAGTCCTGTCGTGGTTTCCCGTGATGGCAGCGATCGGCGAGCGGCCGGGACGTACGTTCGGATACACCGGCTGGCCGAGCTTCCGGTGCGGCATCGGCGGCGTGATCTGGGATCTCTAGGCAAAGCAGTGGGGAACGTCATGGCTTGGGAAAAATTCAATCCAAACCTCGCCGCGCATGACCTTGTTCAGGACATGAAGTGGAATCCGGAGATTCGAAAGCAATTCAAGACCAACGAGGCGGCGGTGCTCGACCGTTACAAAATGTCTCCGGAGGAGCGCAAGGCGATCGAGGAGCGCGATTTCCGCAAGCTTTACGATCTCGGCATGCACCCCTATCTCGGCGGCCAGTTGTCGCGCTTCATCTGGGGTAACGACGCCGGCAAGGGCGCAGTCGAGGCTTCCAACAAATTGGTTGCCTCGTTGCAGGGCCACGACCGCGATATTCCGAAGAACTAAGGCCAGCGATTTCGATGGCTTTGTCGCCTCCGCGCGCCGACGTGCGGTGCTTGCGAAGATAGTGACTTCAGTACAAAGGGTCCGGGTCGATCCGGATGATTTCCGCCATGTCAGCACATCGAATTGACGTCCACCATCATATCCTGCCGCCGGGCTATGTTCGGGCGGTGGGCGATGATCGGATCGGACCTCTGATCGTCGCTGGCAAGACGCCGGAATGGACTCCGCAACATTCGATCGAGGCGATGGATCGCAATGGCATCGAGAAGGCGATCACCTCGATCTCCGCGCCGGGCCTGTGGTTCGGTGATATCGATGCCACCCGACACCTGACGCGCGAGTGCAACGACTACGCGGCCAGGATTCGGCTTGATCACCCGGGCCGGTTTGGAGTGTTTGCGAGTCTGCCGCTGCCGGACGTCGAAGGCAGTTTGCGCGAGATCGCCTATGCGCTCGACGAACTGAAAGCCGATGGCATTGGTATGCTTACCAACTATGACGGCAAGTACCCTGGCGACCCGGAATTCGCGCCGGTGCTCGACGAGCTCAATCGGCGCGGCGCTGTGGTCTACTTCCATCCGACTGAAGCGCCATGCTGCCACATGCATGGGATCGGCGTGCCGGCTGCGACGCTCGAATTTCCCTTCGACACCACCAAGGCGGTGACGAACCTGCTGTTCAGCGGCACATTCGCGCGCTGCCGCGACATCCGCTTCATCTTTTCGCATGCAGGAGGCACGGTGCCGTTTCTGGCTGAGCGCATCGCGCGGCTCGAGGTTCGCCCCGAATTCCGCGCCAGCGTGCCGGATGGCGTGATGTTCGAATTGAAGCGTTTGTTCTTCGATACCGCGCTGTCGGCCAACCAGCTCGCGTTCAGCGCGCTGCTCAAGCTGGTCGCGCCCGAGCAAGTGTTGTTCGGCAGCGATTACCCGTTTGCCCCTGAATCCACGATGGTTGCGACCGTCAAGGGATTGTCCGAACTAGGGCTGCCTGCAGATGTGCTTCTCGCGATCGAGCGCACCAACGCGCAGCGGTTGCTTAAAGGCTGACGCTTATCGGCAGTTGGAACCGAAGCTCGTGATTGGCCAAAGCGGAGCGTTACCACAGTATCGGATTGGGTTTGCTGGACCCGGCGTGGACGAGGGTCACGCTGAGCCTGGCGCGTTGTGGGCGTCACCGCACGCAGCCATCTGTGCCGCTTCAACAGGTCCAACACCCGGCCGCATCAGCGGCAAACTGCTTGACGACATCATAGCCAAAACAAAGGCCGCCGCCGGATTTTCCGTTCTCGACGTGCCCGCGCAAACCACGGCGGGTCTTGTCCACCAGGTCCTCGAGGAACAGAGCAGTCATTGTCCCTTTGAGGCCAACGTGTAGATGCGTCACGTCGCCCTCTGAAAGGGTCACAATCCTCACGCCGGCGAACGCGATCCGCTTAAACATTCCGGCGATATCTTCCTGGTCCCGACTAAGGCGATCCATTGCCTCAGCGAGTACGACCGTGAACCGGCCACGACACGTCGATAGCCATACCT is part of the Bradyrhizobium canariense genome and encodes:
- a CDS encoding extradiol ring-cleavage dioxygenase → MAWEKFNPNLAAHDLVQDMKWNPEIRKQFKTNEAAVLDRYKMSPEERKAIEERDFRKLYDLGMHPYLGGQLSRFIWGNDAGKGAVEASNKLVASLQGHDRDIPKN
- a CDS encoding amidohydrolase family protein produces the protein MSAHRIDVHHHILPPGYVRAVGDDRIGPLIVAGKTPEWTPQHSIEAMDRNGIEKAITSISAPGLWFGDIDATRHLTRECNDYAARIRLDHPGRFGVFASLPLPDVEGSLREIAYALDELKADGIGMLTNYDGKYPGDPEFAPVLDELNRRGAVVYFHPTEAPCCHMHGIGVPAATLEFPFDTTKAVTNLLFSGTFARCRDIRFIFSHAGGTVPFLAERIARLEVRPEFRASVPDGVMFELKRLFFDTALSANQLAFSALLKLVAPEQVLFGSDYPFAPESTMVATVKGLSELGLPADVLLAIERTNAQRLLKG